GACTCTAAACCCGACTGTAGTACTAACCCCAACCAGCTCCTCTTGGAGGCCAACGTGTCCGAGCGCCTGACCGCCCTAACCCGCAACATCGGGCAAGTCCTGGTGGGCAACGAGCATGCGGTTCGCCTGGTCGTCGTGGCGCTGCTAGGCGGCGGCCACGCCTTGCTCGAAGGCGTGCCGGGGGTGGGCAAAACGCTGTTGGCCAAGGCCCTGGCGCGCTCCATCGACGGCCAATTCCAGCGTCTGCAGTGCACGCCCGATCTGCTGCCCACCGATGCCACCGGCACCAACATTTGGAACTCGCGCACCCGCGAGTTCGAGTTCCTGCCGGGTCCGGTCTTTACCAACATCCTGCTGGCCGACGAGATCAACCGGGCCACCCCGCGCACCCAATCGGCGCTGCTGGAGGTCATGGCCGAGCAGCAAGTCACCATCGACGGCCAGACGCGCCCAGTCCCGCAGCCGTTTTTACCATTGCCACCCAAAATCCCATCGAGTATCAGGGGACCTTCCCACTCCCTGAAGCCCAAACCGATCGCTTTCTGCTCTCGCTGAGCCTGGGCTATCCCAGTCCGGACCAGGAGCTGCAAATGCTGCAGCAGCACGAGCGCACCTCGCTGGCTTCGCTCCAGCCTTGCCTGAGCGTCGCCCAGGTGCAGGCGCTCCAGCGCCATTGCCGCGAGGTGACCGTGGCGGCGCCGCTGCGGCGCTACATTGTCGAGCTGGTGCGCGCCACGCGCCACGACAGCGAGATCGCGCTGGGGGTGAGCCCGCGCGGGGCAGTGGCGCTGCAGCAGGCCACGCAAGCCCTGGCGCTGCTGAACGGGCGCGATTGCGGCATGCCCGATGATGTCAAGTTCCTAACGCCCTACGTGCTGGCCCATCGCCTCATCCCAGCCGGCTCCAGCAGTGCCAGCGCGATCATCTCGCGCCTGCTGGATGCCGTCCCGGTGGAGGCAACGGCCCAATAGGGCAACTGCCCCCATTGGCGGGCGATCGCCGCCGCTGCGGGCCCCAATCGAGGGTGATACCATTGCCGGTAACGGCGCTTAGTGCGGTTCCAAGCGCGCCTGCACGCACGTTCGCTCGGTTATGGTGCTCAAAAAACTCCTCGGCGATCCCAACCAGCGCAAGCTCAAAAAATACTGGCCTTTAGTCAAAGAGATCAATCTCTGGGAAGAGGACATCCAGGCCCTATCGGATGAAGAGCTCAAAGGCAAAACTGCCGAATTCCAGCAGAAGCTGAGCCAGGCCAAAAACGACAGCGAAGAAAGCGAGATCTTAGAAGAGATCCTGCCGGAGGCGTTTGCCACCGTTCGGGAGGCAGCCCAGCGCGTGCTGGGCATGCGGCACTTTGACGTCCAAATTCTGGGCGGCATCGTCCTGCACCGCGGCGAAATCGCCGAGATGAAAACCGGCGAGGGCAAAACGCTGGTGGCAACGCTGCCGGCCTATTTGAATGCCCTCTCGGGTAAAGGCGTGCACATTGTCACGGTCAACGACTACCTCGCGCGCCGCGACTCGGAATGGATGGGGCAGGTGCATCGCTTTTTGGGCCTAAGCGTGGGCCTGATCCAGCAAGGCATGGATCCCCAGGAGCGCCAGGCCAACTACGCCTGCGATGTTACTTACCTCACCAACAGCGAGGTGGGCTTTGACTACTTGCGCGACAACATGGCGAACTCGCTGGATGAGGTCGTGCAGCGGCCGTTCAACTACTGCATCGTCGATGAGGTGGACTCGGTCCTGATCGATGAGGCGCGCACGCCGCTGATCATCTCCGGTCAAGTGGAGCGGCCCACCGAAAAATACGTGCGAGCGGCTGAGATTGCCAAGCAGCTCGAGCGCGAAGAACACTACGAAGTGGACGAAAAGGCGCGCACGGTCCTGTTAACCGACGAGGGATTCGAGCGGGCCGAGCAGCTGCTGGGTACCGACGATCTCTACGACCCGGACGATCCCTGGGCCCACTACGTTTTTAACGCCATTAAAGCCAAGGAACTGTTTGTCAAAGACCGCAACTACCTCGTGCGCAAAGGCGAAGTGGTGATCGTGGACGAGTTCACTGGGCGTGTCATGCCCGGGCGCCGCTGGAGCGACGGCTTGCACCAGGCGATCGAGGCCAAAGAAGGGGTCGAAATTCAAAAAGAAACCCAAACCCTAGCCAGCATCACCTACCAAAACTTTTTCCTGCTCTATCCCAAACTCTCGGGCATGACCGGAACGGCCAAAACGGAAGAGGCCGAGTTCGAAAAAATCTACGGGCTCTCGGTGACGGTGGTGCCCACCAACCTGCCGCTGCAGCGCCGCGATGTCGCCGATGTGGTCTACAAAACAGAAGCGGCCAAGTGGCGCGCCATTGCCAACGAGTGCGCCGAGATGTACGAGCTCGGCCGCCCCGTACTGGTAGGCACCACCAGCGTCGAGAACTCGGAGAAATTGGCCCAGCTGCTGGACGAGCGCAGCATTCCCTACAACTTGCTCAACGCGCGCCCCGAAAACGTCGAGCGCGAATCGGAGATTATCGCCCAGGCCGGCCGCAAGGGGGCCCTGACCATCGCCACCAACATGGCCGGGCGCGGCACCGACATCATCCTAGGTGGCAACGCCGACTACATGGCCCGCCTAAAGCTGCGCGAGTACTTCATGCCGCGGGTGGTCGCCCCCGAGCGCGATGGCGAACTGGCCGTGAGCGTTCCCGGCGCCGACAAGCGCGAGCGGGCGCAGGGCTTTGACCCCAACGCGCCCAAAAAGCAGGTCAAAACGTGGCGCGCGTCGCCCCAAATCTATCCCATGGAGCTCTCGGCGGAGACAGAGACAGCGCTCAAAGAAACGGTGGATTTTGCCGTCCGGGAGTACGGCGAGCAAAGCCTCTCCGAGCTGGAAGCCGAAGAAAAAGTGGCGATCGCGGCCGAGAACGCGCCCATCGACGACCCGGTGCTAGAGCAGCTGCGGGCCGTCTACAAGCGGGTGCGCGACGAGTACGAAACCTACACCCAACAAGAGCACGAAGAGGTCGTCGAGCTGGGTGGCCTGCATGTCATCGGCACCGAGCGCCACGAAGCCCGCCGCATTGACAACCAGCTGCGCGGGCGGGCCGGCCGCCAAGGCGACCCCGGCTCGACCAAGTTCTTTTTGAGCTTAGAAGACAACCTGCTGCGCATCTTTGGCGGCAACCGGGTCTCGTACCTGATGAACGCCTTCCGCGTGGACGAGGACATGCCCATCGAGTCCAAAATGCTGACCAATGCCCTCGAGAACGCGCAGCGCAAGGTGGAAACCTTCTACTACGACACGCGCAAGCAGGTTTTTGAGTACGACGAGGTCATGAACAACCAGCGGCGCGCGATCTACTCGGAGCGCCGCCGCGTCCTGGAAGGCCAGAACCTGCGCGAGCGGGTCATTGAGTACGGCGAGATGACCATGGATGACATCGTCAACGCTTACGTCAACCCCGAGCTGCCGCCTGAGGAGTGGGACCTGGAAACGCTCACCAGCAAAGTCAAAGAGTTTGTTTACCTGCTAGCGGACCTAGAGCCGCAGCAGCTCCAGGACATGACGGTGAGCGAAATCAAAGCCTTCCTGCACGAGGAAGTGCGCAAGGCCTACGACCTAAAAGAAAACGAAATCGAGCAAGTCCAGCCTGGCCTGATGCGCCAGGCGGAGCGCTTTTTCATGCTGCAGCAGATCGACACGCTCTGGCGGGAGCACCTGCAAGCGATGGACTCGCTGCGCGAGTCGGTGGGGCTGCGCGGCTACGGGCAAAAAGACCCGCTGATCGAGTACAAGCAGGAAGGCTACGAAATGTTTTTGGAGATGATGATCGACATCCGACGCAACGTCATCTACTCGCTGTTCCAGTTCCAGCCCCAGGTGCAGGAGCAGGCGCAGGCTGTCTGATACGCGGATCC
The DNA window shown above is from Cyanobacteria bacterium QS_8_64_29 and carries:
- a CDS encoding preprotein translocase subunit SecA: MVLKKLLGDPNQRKLKKYWPLVKEINLWEEDIQALSDEELKGKTAEFQQKLSQAKNDSEESEILEEILPEAFATVREAAQRVLGMRHFDVQILGGIVLHRGEIAEMKTGEGKTLVATLPAYLNALSGKGVHIVTVNDYLARRDSEWMGQVHRFLGLSVGLIQQGMDPQERQANYACDVTYLTNSEVGFDYLRDNMANSLDEVVQRPFNYCIVDEVDSVLIDEARTPLIISGQVERPTEKYVRAAEIAKQLEREEHYEVDEKARTVLLTDEGFERAEQLLGTDDLYDPDDPWAHYVFNAIKAKELFVKDRNYLVRKGEVVIVDEFTGRVMPGRRWSDGLHQAIEAKEGVEIQKETQTLASITYQNFFLLYPKLSGMTGTAKTEEAEFEKIYGLSVTVVPTNLPLQRRDVADVVYKTEAAKWRAIANECAEMYELGRPVLVGTTSVENSEKLAQLLDERSIPYNLLNARPENVERESEIIAQAGRKGALTIATNMAGRGTDIILGGNADYMARLKLREYFMPRVVAPERDGELAVSVPGADKRERAQGFDPNAPKKQVKTWRASPQIYPMELSAETETALKETVDFAVREYGEQSLSELEAEEKVAIAAENAPIDDPVLEQLRAVYKRVRDEYETYTQQEHEEVVELGGLHVIGTERHEARRIDNQLRGRAGRQGDPGSTKFFLSLEDNLLRIFGGNRVSYLMNAFRVDEDMPIESKMLTNALENAQRKVETFYYDTRKQVFEYDEVMNNQRRAIYSERRRVLEGQNLRERVIEYGEMTMDDIVNAYVNPELPPEEWDLETLTSKVKEFVYLLADLEPQQLQDMTVSEIKAFLHEEVRKAYDLKENEIEQVQPGLMRQAERFFMLQQIDTLWREHLQAMDSLRESVGLRGYGQKDPLIEYKQEGYEMFLEMMIDIRRNVIYSLFQFQPQVQEQAQAV